Proteins from a genomic interval of Clostridium sp. AN503:
- a CDS encoding acyl-ACP thioesterase domain-containing protein gives MYSFNSRVRYSEVDEDQELSVTGILNYLQDCSTFQSEDLKLGIDYLNENHRAWWLSSWQIVIERYPRLGEEIVVSTWPYDFKGIYGYRNFTIRDRQGDYLVKANSVWFFFDTEAGRPVRVGEKDVRGYGTAGDKKLEMEYAPRRIALPSQYDEAPVIPVARHHIDTNHHVNNAQYVEIAREALPAGIKIRELRAEYKKAAVQGDILHPRVSREGDCFTVALCDEEGTPYAVVWLRAVIEQTVMEQAAGQQK, from the coding sequence ATGTATTCATTTAACAGCCGGGTAAGGTACAGCGAGGTGGATGAGGACCAGGAGTTGTCGGTCACAGGAATCCTCAATTACCTGCAGGACTGTTCCACATTCCAGTCGGAGGACTTGAAGCTGGGGATCGATTATCTCAATGAGAACCACCGGGCATGGTGGCTGTCTTCCTGGCAGATCGTTATAGAGCGGTATCCAAGGCTGGGAGAGGAGATCGTCGTCAGCACATGGCCGTATGATTTCAAGGGCATATACGGATACCGGAATTTTACGATCCGGGACAGGCAGGGGGATTACCTGGTTAAGGCGAATTCTGTCTGGTTCTTTTTTGACACGGAGGCCGGGCGTCCGGTGCGCGTGGGTGAGAAGGATGTGCGGGGGTACGGGACAGCAGGGGACAAAAAACTTGAGATGGAGTACGCGCCGAGACGGATCGCGCTTCCTTCCCAATATGATGAGGCGCCGGTGATCCCGGTGGCGAGGCACCACATTGATACCAATCATCATGTGAACAACGCGCAGTATGTGGAGATTGCAAGAGAAGCGCTGCCGGCAGGTATTAAAATCCGCGAACTCCGGGCAGAATATAAAAAAGCGGCGGTCCAGGGCGACATCCTGCATCCGCGGGTCAGCCGGGAGGGGGATTGCTTTACCGTGGCGCTCTGCGACGAGGAGGGCACTCCGTATGCGGTCGTATGGCTGCGGGCGGTGATCGAGCAGACCGTTATGGAGCAGGCCGCTGGTCAGCAGAAGTAA
- a CDS encoding YhcH/YjgK/YiaL family protein: MIFDQAKNLDFYRTLGVEGRYAKAVDWLKSHDLAALENGKYEIDGKNVFANVMSYTTIPWEEAKFEAHENYTDIQYVISGKETLTYAPVDALTVKVPYNPDKDVVFYDNSNPGLQVVTGAGEFLIFNPWDGHKPKAMAGEPCEVKKVVVKICEK, encoded by the coding sequence ATGATTTTTGATCAGGCAAAGAATCTGGATTTTTACCGTACCCTGGGCGTCGAGGGCCGCTACGCAAAGGCAGTGGATTGGCTGAAAAGCCATGATCTGGCTGCTTTAGAGAACGGCAAGTATGAGATCGACGGGAAGAATGTGTTTGCGAACGTGATGAGCTACACCACGATTCCGTGGGAGGAAGCCAAGTTCGAGGCACATGAGAACTACACCGATATCCAGTATGTGATCTCCGGTAAGGAGACCCTGACCTACGCGCCGGTTGACGCGCTCACGGTGAAGGTGCCATACAATCCGGACAAGGATGTGGTTTTCTACGACAACAGCAACCCGGGACTGCAGGTTGTGACTGGAGCGGGAGAGTTTTTGATCTTCAACCCGTGGGACGGCCACAAGCCGAAGGCCATGGCAGGAGAGCCCTGCGAGGTGAAAAAGGTTGTTGTAAAGATCTGTGAGAAATAA
- the kduI gene encoding 5-dehydro-4-deoxy-D-glucuronate isomerase, translating into MDIRYSANQRDFKRYTTEETRREFLIENLYAANEVVAVYSHVDRMVTLGCMPTTEKVSIDKGIDVWKNFGTQYFLERREIGIFNIGGAGTITADGEVFKMGYKDCLYITKGTKEVYFESDDAEKPAKFYMVSAPAHKACKTTFIPIEKAAKKPLGAMETSNKRVINQFIHPDVLETCQLSMGMTVLDPGSVWNTMPAHTHERRMEVYMYFEIPEDNVVFHMMGEGNETRHIVMQNEQAVISPSWSIHAGAGTSNYTFIWAMGGENQAFDDMDVIPTTELR; encoded by the coding sequence ATGGATATTCGCTATTCCGCAAATCAGAGAGATTTCAAACGTTATACTACCGAGGAGACCCGCAGAGAGTTCCTGATTGAGAATCTGTACGCTGCCAATGAGGTAGTTGCCGTATATTCCCACGTGGACCGCATGGTTACCTTAGGCTGTATGCCGACCACCGAGAAGGTTTCGATCGACAAGGGCATCGATGTATGGAAGAATTTTGGCACCCAGTATTTCCTGGAGAGAAGAGAGATCGGTATCTTCAATATCGGCGGCGCAGGCACCATTACCGCTGACGGCGAGGTGTTCAAGATGGGTTATAAGGACTGCCTGTACATCACCAAGGGCACGAAGGAAGTGTATTTTGAGAGCGACGACGCTGAGAAGCCGGCCAAGTTCTATATGGTGAGCGCACCGGCCCACAAGGCCTGCAAGACCACCTTTATCCCGATCGAGAAGGCAGCCAAGAAGCCGCTCGGCGCTATGGAGACTTCCAACAAGCGCGTGATCAACCAGTTCATCCATCCGGATGTTTTAGAGACCTGCCAGCTTTCCATGGGCATGACGGTCTTAGACCCGGGCAGCGTGTGGAACACCATGCCGGCCCACACTCATGAGAGACGTATGGAAGTGTATATGTACTTCGAGATCCCGGAGGACAATGTGGTATTCCATATGATGGGCGAGGGCAATGAGACCCGCCATATCGTGATGCAGAATGAGCAGGCTGTCATCAGCCCGTCCTGGAGCATCCACGCAGGCGCAGGCACCAGCAACTACACCTTTATCTGGGCTATGGGCGGAGAGAACCAGGCCTTTGACGATATGGACGTTATCCCGACTACAGAGCTGAGATAA
- a CDS encoding putative sulfate exporter family transporter, whose amino-acid sequence MGASGSKKAMAEDLVVADKFHMSDLIHKEDWLSIWGAFLMIAVAAIGVISGSYVFKAGTFGKWGDADSGSIMKFFNGSETCVKTWSGILLTLVALAVVFAVANKLMGKDWKKYLIAFVGVFALTAVVRLISSQVVFSKYLEYAFWALIIGLVISNVFTVPNWLKPAIQTEFYIKTGLVLMGASVLFSNIQKFGLYGLGIAWLVTPIVIIFMWMLGTKGLKMKNKPMVMTIAAATSVCGTSAAIATAAACKAKKTDLTFAVGISLIFTVIMMVCMPLFCKIIAMDPMVGGAWIGGTVDSTGAVVLAGNALGEVAGQVAALVKMIQNILIGFIAFAVAVFFTTKVDKTSGQTVGASEIWHRFPKFILGFLGASLFFSFVFQNTIGVDATAAILSNLKEFQTWCFALAFTCIGLETNFKEMAEQFQGGKPFTLYIVGQTFNLVLTFFVAWLLLSGRLFPIPNIMV is encoded by the coding sequence ATGGGAGCGAGTGGTTCCAAAAAGGCAATGGCAGAGGATTTGGTAGTTGCAGACAAGTTTCATATGAGTGATTTGATTCACAAGGAGGACTGGCTTTCGATCTGGGGCGCGTTTCTGATGATCGCGGTGGCGGCGATCGGCGTGATCTCAGGCAGCTATGTTTTTAAAGCAGGGACTTTTGGCAAGTGGGGCGATGCGGACAGCGGTTCTATCATGAAGTTTTTTAACGGGAGCGAGACCTGTGTGAAGACCTGGTCCGGCATTCTTTTGACACTGGTGGCGCTGGCGGTCGTTTTTGCCGTAGCCAATAAATTGATGGGGAAAGACTGGAAGAAATACCTGATCGCATTTGTAGGTGTTTTTGCGCTGACGGCTGTAGTCCGCCTGATCTCTTCCCAGGTTGTATTCAGCAAATATTTGGAGTATGCCTTCTGGGCATTGATCATCGGTCTGGTGATCTCAAATGTGTTTACCGTTCCGAACTGGCTGAAGCCGGCGATCCAGACGGAATTTTACATCAAGACGGGACTGGTGCTGATGGGCGCTTCCGTACTGTTTTCCAACATCCAGAAGTTTGGCCTGTACGGTCTGGGTATTGCCTGGCTGGTAACGCCGATCGTTATCATTTTCATGTGGATGCTGGGGACTAAGGGGCTGAAGATGAAAAACAAACCCATGGTCATGACCATTGCGGCGGCAACCTCTGTCTGCGGAACTTCTGCAGCGATCGCGACAGCGGCGGCCTGCAAGGCGAAAAAGACAGACCTTACCTTTGCAGTGGGCATTTCCCTGATCTTTACGGTTATCATGATGGTATGTATGCCGTTGTTCTGTAAAATTATCGCCATGGACCCGATGGTAGGCGGCGCATGGATCGGCGGTACGGTGGATTCCACCGGTGCGGTGGTCCTGGCAGGAAACGCTCTGGGCGAGGTGGCAGGACAGGTGGCAGCGCTGGTTAAAATGATCCAGAATATCCTGATCGGCTTTATCGCATTTGCAGTGGCGGTATTCTTTACCACAAAGGTGGACAAGACATCTGGGCAGACCGTAGGCGCTTCTGAGATCTGGCACAGATTCCCGAAATTCATCCTGGGCTTTCTGGGAGCATCCCTGTTCTTCTCCTTCGTGTTCCAGAATACGATCGGTGTGGACGCGACTGCTGCGATCTTAAGCAACTTGAAAGAATTCCAGACCTGGTGCTTTGCACTGGCATTCACCTGCATCGGACTGGAGACCAACTTTAAAGAGATGGCGGAGCAGTTCCAGGGCGGTAAGCCGTTTACCCTGTACATCGTAGGACAGACCTTCAACCTGGTTCTGACCTTTTTCGTAGCATGGCTTCTGCTGAGCGGAAGACTGTTCCCGATTCCGAACATTATGGTTTAA
- a CDS encoding RNA polymerase sigma factor, with protein sequence MNDEELLRQVGLGDRDAFGQLYQNTDRTIYSFILSILKNPQDAEEVMQETYIKIWTSASTYQAQGKPLAWMFTIARNLCYMKFRDQKRMADIGLDDLSGEEIGEVCLPLENLADAMVLRAALEILKEDERQIVLLHASAGLKHREIAAGLQMPLATVLSKYNRAVKKLKQYLGEGGA encoded by the coding sequence TTGAACGACGAAGAACTTTTAAGACAGGTGGGTCTTGGCGACAGGGATGCGTTTGGGCAGCTCTATCAGAACACTGACAGGACCATATACAGTTTCATATTGTCTATTTTAAAGAATCCCCAGGATGCAGAAGAAGTGATGCAGGAGACCTATATAAAGATATGGACCTCCGCATCCACATATCAGGCGCAGGGAAAGCCCCTGGCATGGATGTTTACGATCGCCAGGAACCTGTGCTATATGAAATTCCGCGATCAGAAGCGGATGGCGGACATCGGGCTGGATGACCTGTCCGGCGAGGAGATAGGGGAAGTATGCCTTCCTCTGGAGAACCTGGCGGACGCTATGGTGCTGCGCGCAGCCCTGGAGATCTTAAAAGAAGATGAACGGCAGATCGTGCTGCTGCATGCGTCGGCGGGGCTGAAGCACCGGGAGATCGCTGCAGGGCTTCAGATGCCGCTTGCAACCGTGCTGTCCAAGTACAACCGCGCCGTTAAAAAGCTAAAACAATATTTAGGAGAGGGGGGAGCGTAA
- a CDS encoding cation diffusion facilitator family transporter, producing the protein MTEFLVRTFVKDYKETENLVVRTRYGLLGSIVGICCNLILFTAKLLTGLMVNSISVMADAFNNLSDAASSIIGFVGVKMAEKPADEHHPFGHGRIEYISAFIVAFIVIQVGFSLFKTSLGKIFQPEELSFNLVSVGILVLSVLMKLWMAVFNRRLGKRINSAVMLATSADSLGDVGATSATILSILVFGIWHVNIDGAVGLIVSVLVMIAGVNIARDTLAPLIGEPIDPKIYQRISGFVEKYEGVVGSHDLIVHNYGPGHSMASIHAEVPSDVNIEISHEIIDKIERDAQRELGIFLVIHMDPVETNNAQVISLKEMAVATVKGLDARLTLHDFRIVEGTKRINLIFDLVVPREYTKQMQDALKLQVCQRIREQDERCYCVITTECTYQVERD; encoded by the coding sequence ATGACTGAATTTTTAGTTAGAACATTCGTAAAAGACTATAAAGAGACAGAAAACCTGGTAGTCAGGACCCGTTACGGACTGCTGGGCAGCATTGTGGGCATCTGCTGCAATCTGATCCTGTTTACGGCAAAACTGCTGACCGGGCTGATGGTCAACAGTATTTCTGTTATGGCGGACGCGTTCAACAATCTGTCGGATGCAGCGTCCTCCATTATCGGTTTTGTGGGCGTTAAAATGGCTGAGAAGCCGGCGGACGAACATCATCCCTTTGGACATGGCCGGATCGAGTATATCTCCGCATTTATTGTAGCGTTTATCGTGATACAGGTGGGTTTTTCCCTGTTCAAGACTTCTCTTGGAAAGATATTCCAGCCGGAGGAGCTGAGCTTTAACCTGGTGTCTGTAGGGATTCTGGTGCTGTCGGTCCTTATGAAGCTTTGGATGGCAGTATTCAACCGCAGGCTGGGAAAACGGATCAATTCTGCGGTGATGCTGGCGACGTCGGCGGACTCCCTGGGCGATGTGGGAGCCACGTCCGCTACGATCCTGTCGATCCTGGTGTTTGGCATCTGGCACGTCAATATCGACGGGGCGGTCGGTCTGATCGTGTCTGTGCTGGTCATGATCGCCGGTGTAAACATTGCGCGGGATACGCTGGCACCGCTGATCGGCGAGCCGATCGATCCGAAGATCTATCAGAGGATATCCGGATTTGTGGAGAAATACGAAGGGGTTGTGGGAAGCCATGACCTGATCGTGCACAATTATGGACCGGGCCACAGTATGGCGTCGATCCATGCGGAGGTGCCGAGTGACGTAAATATTGAGATATCCCATGAGATCATTGACAAGATCGAGCGGGACGCACAGCGGGAGCTGGGGATCTTCCTGGTCATACATATGGACCCGGTGGAGACGAACAATGCCCAGGTAATATCTTTAAAGGAGATGGCGGTGGCGACGGTCAAGGGACTGGATGCGAGACTGACCCTGCATGATTTCCGGATCGTGGAGGGGACCAAGCGGATCAACCTGATATTTGACCTGGTGGTGCCGCGGGAATATACAAAGCAGATGCAGGATGCATTAAAACTGCAGGTATGCCAGAGAATAAGGGAACAGGATGAGCGCTGTTACTGTGTCATTACCACAGAATGCACTTATCAGGTTGAGAGAGATTGA
- the truA gene encoding tRNA pseudouridine(38-40) synthase TruA, with protein MEGYRVSRNYKITIQYEGTRYDGWQKQGNTENTIQGKLEHVLERMTGQPVEVQGSGRTDAGVHAIGQVANFRLPDGWDQADAVMAYINRYLPEDIAVTAIEPVHDRFHSRLSAVKKVYTYQIETGQKRDVFIRRMQYGLGKTLDVEAMKKAAVLLEGTHDYKSFCGNPKMKKSTVRTVYSITVHEDPKSSVVSLAFVGNGFLQNMVRIMTGTLIEVGLGERSWQSMKNVLEAKDRQAAGVTAPAQGLCLAGVLYEEE; from the coding sequence ATGGAGGGGTACAGAGTGAGCCGGAATTATAAGATCACCATACAATATGAGGGGACCCGTTACGACGGCTGGCAGAAGCAGGGCAATACGGAAAATACCATCCAGGGGAAGCTGGAGCATGTCCTGGAGCGTATGACGGGGCAGCCGGTGGAGGTCCAGGGCTCCGGCAGGACAGATGCGGGAGTCCACGCCATAGGTCAGGTAGCCAATTTCCGCCTTCCGGACGGGTGGGACCAGGCAGACGCGGTTATGGCGTACATAAACCGGTATCTTCCGGAGGATATTGCCGTGACAGCCATAGAGCCGGTACATGACCGGTTCCACAGCCGTCTCAGCGCGGTGAAAAAGGTGTATACCTATCAGATCGAGACCGGACAGAAGCGGGATGTATTCATCCGGCGTATGCAGTATGGGCTGGGGAAGACGCTGGATGTGGAAGCCATGAAAAAGGCGGCTGTGCTGCTGGAAGGCACCCACGATTACAAGAGCTTCTGCGGCAATCCGAAAATGAAGAAATCCACAGTGCGCACAGTGTATTCCATCACGGTCCATGAGGACCCAAAAAGCAGCGTGGTTTCCCTGGCATTTGTGGGAAATGGATTTTTGCAGAATATGGTGCGGATCATGACCGGCACCCTGATCGAGGTGGGACTCGGCGAGCGGTCCTGGCAGTCCATGAAAAACGTGCTGGAGGCGAAGGACCGGCAGGCGGCGGGAGTTACGGCGCCTGCGCAGGGGCTGTGCCTGGCTGGCGTGCTGTATGAGGAGGAGTAG
- a CDS encoding aminotransferase class I/II-fold pyridoxal phosphate-dependent enzyme, which produces MRFAERMDRFGEGVFSRLAEMKRKKLEAGEDVVDLSIGAPNIPPAQHILDALCTAAADKSNYVYAINDKKELLEAVAQWYRRRYGVELDPETEICSLLGSQEGLAHIAMSIVDEGELVLVPDPCYPVFADGPLLAGAELYYMPQKEENGYIIRLSDIPEETARRARFMVVSYPNNPTTVMAPDSFYEELVAFAKKYDIIVLHDNAYSELVFDGKRCGSFLQYPGAREVGVEFNSLSKTYGLAGARIGFCVGNEEVVSHLKMLKSNMDYGMFLPLQKAAVAAITGDQECVKATCAAYEKRRDILCDGLKAIGWDMEKPEATMFVWAPVPAGFENSEEFAVELVERCGVLLTPGSAFGPSGEGHVRMALVQDEPELKKAIAAIERSGILKGQE; this is translated from the coding sequence ATGAGATTTGCAGAGCGTATGGACCGGTTCGGAGAGGGTGTTTTTTCCCGGCTGGCAGAGATGAAACGGAAGAAACTGGAGGCAGGGGAGGATGTGGTGGACCTAAGCATCGGCGCGCCGAATATCCCTCCGGCGCAGCATATCCTGGATGCGCTCTGCACTGCGGCGGCAGATAAGAGCAACTATGTCTATGCCATCAACGATAAAAAAGAGCTTCTGGAGGCAGTGGCACAGTGGTACCGCAGAAGGTATGGCGTGGAGCTGGACCCAGAAACGGAGATCTGCTCCCTGCTCGGCTCCCAGGAGGGGCTGGCCCATATTGCCATGTCCATCGTGGATGAGGGCGAGCTGGTGCTGGTGCCGGACCCGTGTTATCCGGTGTTTGCAGACGGCCCTCTTTTAGCGGGGGCAGAGCTTTATTATATGCCGCAAAAGGAAGAAAACGGGTATATCATCCGGCTTTCTGATATTCCGGAGGAGACAGCCAGGCGGGCCAGGTTCATGGTGGTATCCTATCCGAACAACCCGACGACAGTGATGGCGCCCGATTCCTTTTACGAGGAGCTGGTGGCTTTTGCGAAGAAATATGATATCATCGTGCTCCATGATAATGCCTACAGTGAGCTGGTATTTGACGGGAAACGCTGCGGAAGCTTTTTGCAGTATCCCGGCGCGCGGGAGGTGGGCGTGGAGTTCAATTCCCTGTCCAAGACTTACGGGCTGGCTGGCGCCAGGATCGGGTTCTGTGTAGGCAATGAGGAAGTGGTGTCTCACTTAAAGATGCTCAAGTCCAACATGGATTACGGCATGTTCCTGCCGCTCCAGAAGGCGGCTGTGGCAGCCATCACCGGGGATCAGGAGTGTGTGAAGGCGACCTGCGCCGCATATGAAAAGCGAAGGGACATTCTCTGCGACGGTCTGAAGGCCATCGGCTGGGATATGGAAAAACCGGAGGCGACCATGTTTGTGTGGGCGCCTGTTCCGGCAGGTTTTGAGAATTCCGAGGAGTTTGCGGTGGAGCTGGTGGAGCGGTGCGGGGTGCTGTTGACTCCGGGAAGCGCTTTTGGGCCGTCCGGGGAGGGGCATGTGCGCATGGCTCTGGTGCAGGACGAGCCGGAGCTTAAAAAGGCTATTGCAGCCATTGAGCGAAGCGGGATATTGAAGGGGCAGGAGTGA
- a CDS encoding MurR/RpiR family transcriptional regulator produces the protein MSGNQSVVGAICSSYDSYFDAEKKIADCIIEHKEAVVDMTVAELAKASGTSDATVSRFCRRCGFKGFHQLKMSLAREVVEEKNSTIQVSNDILREDISQSLQNILANKVAELTQTLSMIDPDNLEKILQLIEQARTVQIAAVGNTIPVALDFSFKLNQLGIPAVAGTIWETQVAYTLNLNKEDVVVVISNSGTSRRLMTLIEGAKENGCQVIAITNNPDSPVAKASDCHIITATREKLLLEEFCFSRVSATVVVEALYLFLEAGKADSRDKIRRHEISIAEDKDVH, from the coding sequence ATGAGTGGTAATCAGAGCGTAGTGGGGGCGATCTGTTCCTCCTATGATTCCTATTTTGATGCGGAAAAAAAGATTGCTGATTGTATCATTGAGCATAAGGAGGCGGTCGTCGATATGACCGTTGCGGAGCTGGCAAAGGCCAGCGGCACCAGCGACGCCACCGTATCCCGGTTCTGCAGGCGGTGCGGGTTTAAGGGGTTCCATCAGCTGAAAATGTCCCTGGCGCGGGAAGTGGTGGAGGAGAAAAACAGTACGATCCAGGTATCCAACGATATCCTGAGGGAAGACATTTCGCAGTCGCTGCAGAATATCCTGGCCAACAAGGTTGCGGAGTTGACCCAGACTCTTTCCATGATCGATCCGGACAATCTGGAAAAGATCCTCCAGCTCATCGAACAGGCGCGGACCGTGCAGATAGCCGCGGTGGGCAACACCATCCCGGTCGCCCTGGATTTTTCGTTCAAGTTAAACCAGCTGGGGATCCCTGCGGTGGCAGGGACCATCTGGGAGACCCAGGTGGCTTATACCTTGAATTTAAACAAAGAGGATGTGGTAGTGGTGATCTCCAACTCTGGTACCTCCAGGCGCCTGATGACCCTGATCGAGGGCGCAAAGGAGAACGGATGCCAGGTGATCGCCATCACCAACAACCCGGATTCTCCGGTGGCAAAGGCGTCGGACTGCCATATCATCACGGCTACCAGGGAGAAGCTTCTGCTGGAAGAATTCTGTTTTTCCAGGGTGTCGGCGACGGTTGTGGTAGAGGCGCTGTATCTGTTTCTGGAGGCAGGAAAGGCGGATTCCCGTGATAAGATCCGGCGGCATGAGATTTCCATTGCAGAAGATAAGGATGTACATTAA
- a CDS encoding DMT family transporter has translation MEKKRMIRGTLLTLAGGTMWGFSGTCGQFLLQTKGLTSNWLVPVRLLSAGALLLFICWLKDGRKVFDVWKRDAASILVFGIFGMSMCQYTYFTAIGASNAGTATVLQYIGPVLILIYLSLRNKKLPRPSEFLAITLAVAGTFLLATHGKPGNMVLSGEALAWGLLSALALAVYTVQPGRLLEEYGSAVTTAWGMLIGGVMLCTIFRPWNMEVAMDTEVLVGMAAVVIIGTVIAFSFYMEGIRCVGPKKGSLFASIEPVSATVFSVIWMHVSFGAMDLLGFVCILSTIFLLALDKKE, from the coding sequence ATGGAAAAGAAACGAATGATACGGGGAACGCTGCTGACACTGGCGGGCGGGACCATGTGGGGATTTTCCGGCACCTGCGGCCAGTTCCTCTTGCAGACCAAAGGACTGACCTCCAACTGGCTGGTGCCGGTGCGCCTGCTTTCGGCGGGGGCGCTTCTGCTTTTTATCTGCTGGCTGAAGGACGGCAGGAAGGTATTTGATGTGTGGAAGCGGGATGCGGCCAGCATCCTGGTGTTTGGGATCTTTGGCATGAGCATGTGCCAGTACACCTACTTTACGGCGATCGGCGCGTCCAACGCGGGGACGGCGACGGTGCTGCAGTATATCGGCCCGGTGCTGATCCTGATCTATCTGTCTTTGAGGAATAAAAAGCTTCCGAGGCCGTCGGAATTTTTGGCGATCACCCTGGCGGTGGCAGGGACGTTTCTTCTGGCGACCCATGGGAAACCGGGGAATATGGTGCTGTCGGGAGAGGCCCTTGCCTGGGGGCTTTTGTCGGCGCTGGCGCTGGCAGTCTATACGGTCCAGCCGGGACGCCTTCTGGAGGAGTACGGGTCTGCGGTGACTACAGCCTGGGGCATGCTGATCGGCGGCGTGATGCTCTGTACCATATTCCGCCCGTGGAATATGGAGGTGGCTATGGATACGGAGGTGCTGGTCGGCATGGCGGCGGTGGTGATCATCGGAACGGTCATTGCGTTTTCTTTCTATATGGAAGGAATCCGGTGCGTGGGGCCGAAGAAAGGCAGCCTGTTTGCTTCGATCGAACCGGTGTCTGCGACTGTGTTCTCTGTGATCTGGATGCATGTGAGCTTTGGAGCCATGGACCTTTTGGGGTTTGTCTGCATCCTCTCCACCATATTTCTGCTTGCCCTTGATAAAAAGGAATAG
- a CDS encoding deoxyribonuclease IV, translated as MLTIGCHLSSSKGYLAMGKDAVKIDANTFQFFTRNPRGGNAKAIVPSDVEAYLAWAAEHGINRILAHAPYTLNACSADEGLRDFARRTMADDLERMEYTPGNCYNFHPGSHVKQGTEVGIAYIADMLNQILKPEQSTTVLLETMAGKGSEVGARFEELREILDRVELTDKMGVCLDTCHVWDGGYDIAGHLDEVLTEFDRVIGLSRLRAIHLNDSMNPLGAHKDRHAKIGEGHIGKEALIRVVNHPALKDLPFYLETPNELPGYAAEIALMRENYV; from the coding sequence ATGCTTACGATCGGATGTCACCTGTCTTCCTCCAAGGGCTACCTTGCCATGGGGAAGGATGCTGTAAAGATAGACGCCAACACATTCCAGTTCTTCACCCGCAATCCCAGGGGAGGCAATGCCAAAGCCATCGTCCCCTCTGACGTGGAGGCGTACCTTGCCTGGGCCGCAGAGCATGGGATCAACCGGATCCTGGCCCACGCCCCCTACACCTTGAACGCCTGCTCCGCCGATGAGGGCCTCCGGGATTTCGCCCGGCGCACCATGGCTGATGATCTGGAGCGGATGGAATACACGCCGGGCAACTGCTACAACTTCCATCCCGGAAGCCATGTAAAACAGGGAACTGAGGTTGGGATCGCTTACATCGCAGATATGCTGAACCAGATATTAAAGCCGGAACAGTCCACCACCGTGCTCCTTGAGACCATGGCCGGAAAAGGCAGCGAGGTGGGCGCACGTTTTGAAGAACTTCGGGAGATCCTGGACCGGGTGGAGCTGACGGACAAGATGGGCGTCTGCCTGGATACCTGCCACGTATGGGACGGCGGATATGATATCGCCGGACATCTGGATGAAGTCCTCACGGAGTTTGACCGGGTCATCGGTCTTTCCCGTCTGCGGGCGATTCATTTGAACGACAGTATGAACCCTCTTGGCGCTCACAAGGACCGCCATGCGAAGATCGGAGAGGGACACATCGGCAAAGAGGCCCTGATCCGCGTGGTCAATCATCCGGCCCTCAAAGACCTGCCATTTTACTTAGAGACGCCCAATGAGCTTCCCGGATATGCGGCGGAGATCGCGCTGATGCGGGAGAATTATGTCTGA